Proteins from a genomic interval of Quercus robur chromosome 9, dhQueRobu3.1, whole genome shotgun sequence:
- the LOC126701241 gene encoding extensin-like produces the protein MAYPTGPGHGVVGAYQHQPAPTYGGYPPPPAPAYGGGYTYPPPPAYGGQYTYPPAPAYGCGNPPAPAYGGGYPTFVPAPYGPYMPYTAPAAQPNSPIISGTVAEVIESLAIGMFRGAVTNTLFGDGN, from the coding sequence ATGGCTTATCCAACTGGACCTGGTCATGGGGTTGTGGGTGCATATCAACACCAACCTGCACCTACTTATGGCGGATATCCACCTCCACCTGCACCTGCTTATGGCGGCGGATACACATACCCACCTCCACCTGCTTATGGCGGCCAATACACATACCCACCTGCACCGGCTTATGGCTGTGGAAACCCACCTGCACCGGCTTATGGTGGCGGGTACCCAACTTTTGTTCCTGCACCATATGGTCCATATATGCCATACACTGCTCCGGCTGCACAGCCAAATAGTCCTATCATTTCTGGTACTGTGGCAGAAGTGATTGAATCGCTGGCCATAGGTATGTTCAGGGGTGCAGTCACTAATACCTTGTTTGGTGATGGTAATTAA